Within Streptomyces antibioticus, the genomic segment TCACGCCGGACTCGGGCCGGGTCACCGTCGCCGGTCGGCCGCCCGCCGACCCCGCCGTACGGGCGGTGCGCGGCTTCGTCCAGGAGCCGCCGCCGCTGTACGAACACCTCACCGCACAGGAGCAGTTGGGGCTGGTGGCGGGGGTATGGGGACTGCGGGCCGAGAACCTGCGGGAGCGCGCCGCCAGCCTGGGGCTCGACGACCGCTTCGACGTGCTCGTCGGCGAACTCTCCCTGGGCCAGCGCAAGAAGCTCGGCTATCTCTGCGCCACCGCGCACGAGCCGCGCCTGGTGCTGCTCGACGAGCCCTTCAACGGACTGGACGCGGCCGCCGAGCGGGCGGTGCGTGACGACCTCGTCCGCTGGCGGGCGGAGGGCCGCACCCTGATCGTCGTCTCGCACTCCGAGGGCCCGCTGACGGACCTGGTGGACACCTCCCTCACCCTCGGCGCCGCGAAGAGCGCGGGGGCCGACGCGTGATCGAGGTCGGCGGGCTGGTGAAGTCGTACGGCGCGCGGCGGGTCCTGGACGGACTGTCGTTCACCGCCGTGCCCGGCCGCGTCACGGCGTTCCTGGGACCCAACGGCGCGGGCAAGAGCACCACCCTGCGGATGATCCTGGGCCTCGGCACCCCGGACGCGGGCCATGCCCTGGTCCACGGCGTCCCGTACGCCGCACTCCGCGACCCGCTCCGTACCGTGGGCGCACTGCTCGACGCGTCGGCCTGTCACCCGGCGCGCAGCCCGCACGCCCACCTCCGCTGGCTCGCCCGCACCCACCGGATCCCCCGGGAACGGGTGACCGAGGTGCTCGACCTCGTCGGCCTCGGTCCCGCCGCGCGACGGCCCGTACGGGGCTTCTCGCTCGGCATGCGGCAACGGCTCGGCATCGCCGTCGCGCTGCTCGGCGACCCGGGGACGCTGCTGCTCGACGAGCCGATGAACGGCCTCGACCCCGAAGGCATCCAGTGGCTGCGCGGCCTGCTGCGCGCCCTCGCCGACGAGGGCCGCACCGTCCTGGTCTCCAGCCACCTCATGCGGGAGATGGCGGTCACCGCCGACCACGTCCTGGTGATCGGCCGCGGCCGGGTCCTCGCCGACGGCAGCCTCGCCTCGCTCCTTGCGACCGATCCGCCGGCCGTCCGCCTCGTCACGCCCCGACTCCACGAACTGGCCGGCGCGCTGCGCACCGAAGGAGGGCAGGTGGCGTACGACGAGACCGGCGAAGGCACCGCCCGACAGGCCGTCGTGACGGGCCTGACGGCCGCCCGGATCGGCGACATCGCCGCCCGGAACGCGTGGAGCGTGCACGAACTCACCCCGCTGCGGCCCTCCTTGGAGGAGACGTACCTGCGCCTGACGGCGGAAGCGGTGGAGTACCGGGCGACAACTCCTGTGTCGCCGTCGACTCGGCAGGAGGCCGCGGTTCATGCGTGACACATCCGACCGGCGTAGCCCGGGCGGCGGTCTCGGCGACCTCGCCGCCGCCGAGTGGACGAAGCTGCGCACCCTGCGCTCCACCTGGACCCTGCTCGCCCTCGGCTCGGGTCTCACCGTCCTGGTGAGCCTGCTGTTCTGCGCGCTCATCGGCCCCGAGTTCCGCGACGCGGACCCCGAACGGCAGCGGGCGCTCGACCCCGTGGGGCTCAGCTTCACCGGCCTCCAGTTCGGCCAGGTGCCCCTGGTGGTCCTCGCGGTCCTCGCGGTCGGCGGCGAGTACGGCACCGGCATGATCCGCACCAGCCTCGCCGCCGTACCGCGCCGGGGCCGACTGCTCACGGCCAAACTCGCGGTCCTCGGCGCGACCGGGCTCGTCTGGGGTCTGCTCACCGGCGCCGTCGCCCTGACCGCCGGCAGCGCCGTGCTCGGAGCCCCGGCCCCGTTCCACGCGGACGCGGTACGGGCCTTGGCCGGGGCGGGCGTCTACGCGGGACTGCTCTCGGTGCTCGCGGCGGCGCTCACCTTCGTCGTACGCCGCTCCCTCACCGCCCTCGGCGTGCTGCTCCCCCTCCTGTTCGTCGTCTCGGGCGCCCTCGCCGCCACCCCTCACCTGCGCCCCCTGGCCCGTCTGCTGCCGGACCGCGCGGGCCTGCGCCTGATGCAGGTGCACCAGGACGCCGGCGACCTGACCCCGGCGGCGGGCGGCGCCGTCCTGCTGCTGTGGACGCTCCTGGCGGCGGCGTGCTCCTGGCACGCCCTGCGCCGTCAGGAGTGCTGAGCCGGCGAGCGGCCCGTCAGGACGTCAGGCGGCGCAGGCGGTCGGCGGCCTCCGTGAGGACCTCGTCCTTCTTGCAGAAGGCGAAGCGGACCTGGGTGCGGCCGGCTTCGTGGTTGTCGTAGAAGACGGAGTTGGGGATGGCGACGACGCCGGCGCGTTCGGGGAGGGTGCGGCAGAAGGTGTGGGCGTCCTTCTCGCCGAAGGGGGTGATGTCGGTGGTGATGAAGTAGGTGCCCCGGGGGAGGTAGACCTCGAAGCCGGCCGCGCGCAGGCCGTCGGCGAGGAGGTCGCGCTTGCGGAGCAGGTCGGCGCGGAAGCCGTCGAAGTAGGAGTCCGGCAGGCGCAGCGCCTCGGCGATGGCGTACTGGAAGGGGCCCGAGGAGACGTACGTCAGGAACTGCTTCGCCGACCGCACCGCCGCGACCAGTTCCGGCGGGGCCGTGAGCCAGCCGACCTTCCAGCCGGTGAACGAGAACGTCTTGCCGGCCGAGCTGATCGTGACCGTGCGCTCCCGCATGCCCGGCAGGGTCGCCAGGGGGATGTGCTCGGCGTCGTCGAACACCAGGTGCTCGTACACCTCGTCCGTGACGACCAGCAGGTTCCGCTCGACCGCCAGCTCGGCGATCGCCGTCAGCTCCGCGCGGGTGAGGACCGTGCCGGTCGGGTTGTGCGGGGTGTTGATCAGCAGCAGGCGGGTGCGGTCCGTGACCGCGGCGCGCAGCTCGTCCAGGTCGAGGCGGAACCGGGTCCGCTCCGCGTCCGGGCGCAGGGTGACCGGCACGCGCGTGGCGCCCGCCATCGCGATGCACGCCGCGTAGGAGTCGTAGTACGGCTCCAGGGCCACCACCTCGTCACCGGGCTCCAGCAGGGCCAGCAGGGTGGCCGCGATGGCCTCCGTGGCGCCCGCGGTCACCAGCACCTCGGTGTCGGGGTCGACGACCAGGCCGTAGCGGCGCGCCTGGTGCCCGGCGATCGCGGTGCGCAGTTCGGGGACGCCGGGCCCCGGCGGGTACTGGTTGCCGCGCCCGTCCCGCAGCGCCCGCACCGCCGCCTCACGGATCTCCTCGGGACCGTCGGTGTCCGGGAACCCCTGACCGAGGTTGATGGACCCGGTGCTCGCCGCCAGGGCGGACATCTCGGCGAAGATCGTCGTCCCGAACTCGGCGAGGCGGCGGTTGAGGAAGGGGCGTGCGGTGGAGGTCATGCCGGTCATCCTGCGCCGAAGCTCTGGAGTTCCTCAAGTGTGCTTTGGCAGGCGAGACACGCGGGCATCCCCCGTTCACGCAAGGCCCACGCACCAAGCGAGGCGCCCACGGGGGGCCGCTTCGGGGGATTCGGAAGGAGGGTGACGCCATGGTCATCGGCATCATCCTGACGTTCGTCGCAGTGTTCTTCGTGGTGGCCCTGGTGGCCAAGGCCCGCGCCGGCGCCGCCCGGTCGTCGGCGTACCGGTCGGGGCGGTCGTCGTACCGCGGCGGCCGGTCGCGGGGAGGCGTCGGCGGACGCAGCGGCAGCAGCAGCGGTTCGGGGAGCTGGTGGGCCGGGGACGTGGGGGACAGCGGGTCGTCCTCCTGCGGCTCCGGCGGCCATTCGGGTCACTCCTGCGGGGGAGGGTCGTCGTCCTGCGGCGGCGGTTCGTCCTGCGGAGGTGGCGGCGGCGGATGCGGCGGAGGGAGCTGACGGGGGGAGTTGACGGAGGGAGCTGACGGGGGGAGCTGACGGGGGCGGCTCGCCTTCCCGCGGAGCGCCGCGCGCGGCCGCGGAGCCCGTACCTGACCACGGGCTCCGCGGTCGTACCGTATGCCCGCCGTACGCCCGGCACGGGACGGTGCGGGACGGTGCGGGCACGTGCCCCGATCATGTGCGCGAGGCGTACGCCAGGGCCGCCCGGCGTACGCCGTGATTGAACAGTTGAGCTGTGGGGCCCTCTGAGGGATGGAAACCCCACGAAGTTGGGTAAAAACGCTGTGGCGGCGCCACCGTTCATGATTCCCTCTAAAACACCAACGCAGCCCTCGGACCCCAACCGGCGTCCCACGCGGACGCCCTTCCCGGACCGGGCTGACCGGGGCCGAACACCCGGTGTCGACCGGGGTGCGCCGGACCTACCCTCTTCTTTGCGTCACCGCGGAGCCGATCCATGCTCACGACCCTGAACACCTCCTACACCGACACGCGCGCGGCCGATCTCGCCTGGGCCCTGGGGCGTGAGCCGCTGCCCGCGCTCGCCACCCGGGACCTCGAACTGGGTGGTGCGAAGCTTCAGTTGAGACTGCTCGGAGCCTCCCACCAGGTGCTGCTGGAGGAGGACCGGGGCTCGTGCTCCGAGACGGTGGCCTGCATCCCCGGCAGCAGCACCCCGCTGCCACTGGGCGTCGCCAAGCGCGTCGGCGACTGGGAGTACGAGTTCGCCGCGCGCGTCGAGGTCCTCTCGCCGAACCAGTTCGCGGGCCGCGCCCAGGAACTGCTGGCCCTGGTCTCCGACCATCCGCACGGCCTCGCCGGCGTCTTCCCCGGCAGCCCGCACGCCTTCACCGCCCTCCTCGCCCAGTACCAGGACGGCCAGGTCCACTGGCGGACCTGGCACGCCTACCCGCAGGACGGCCAGCTCGTCGCCACCCGGACCCGGGTGGGCGTCCGGGTACCGGTTCCGGCGGGACGGACCGGGGCGTGAGAGGCCGGGGCATGAGAGACCAGGATTTGAGGGGCGTGCCGGGCA encodes:
- a CDS encoding ABC transporter ATP-binding protein; this translates as MIDIENLVVRRGEESVLRGLTAHVPEGTTVRVAGPNGSGKSTLLHVIAGLLTPDSGRVTVAGRPPADPAVRAVRGFVQEPPPLYEHLTAQEQLGLVAGVWGLRAENLRERAASLGLDDRFDVLVGELSLGQRKKLGYLCATAHEPRLVLLDEPFNGLDAAAERAVRDDLVRWRAEGRTLIVVSHSEGPLTDLVDTSLTLGAAKSAGADA
- a CDS encoding ABC transporter ATP-binding protein translates to MIEVGGLVKSYGARRVLDGLSFTAVPGRVTAFLGPNGAGKSTTLRMILGLGTPDAGHALVHGVPYAALRDPLRTVGALLDASACHPARSPHAHLRWLARTHRIPRERVTEVLDLVGLGPAARRPVRGFSLGMRQRLGIAVALLGDPGTLLLDEPMNGLDPEGIQWLRGLLRALADEGRTVLVSSHLMREMAVTADHVLVIGRGRVLADGSLASLLATDPPAVRLVTPRLHELAGALRTEGGQVAYDETGEGTARQAVVTGLTAARIGDIAARNAWSVHELTPLRPSLEETYLRLTAEAVEYRATTPVSPSTRQEAAVHA
- a CDS encoding ABC transporter permease, whose amino-acid sequence is MRDTSDRRSPGGGLGDLAAAEWTKLRTLRSTWTLLALGSGLTVLVSLLFCALIGPEFRDADPERQRALDPVGLSFTGLQFGQVPLVVLAVLAVGGEYGTGMIRTSLAAVPRRGRLLTAKLAVLGATGLVWGLLTGAVALTAGSAVLGAPAPFHADAVRALAGAGVYAGLLSVLAAALTFVVRRSLTALGVLLPLLFVVSGALAATPHLRPLARLLPDRAGLRLMQVHQDAGDLTPAAGGAVLLLWTLLAAACSWHALRRQEC
- a CDS encoding pyridoxal phosphate-dependent aminotransferase gives rise to the protein MTGMTSTARPFLNRRLAEFGTTIFAEMSALAASTGSINLGQGFPDTDGPEEIREAAVRALRDGRGNQYPPGPGVPELRTAIAGHQARRYGLVVDPDTEVLVTAGATEAIAATLLALLEPGDEVVALEPYYDSYAACIAMAGATRVPVTLRPDAERTRFRLDLDELRAAVTDRTRLLLINTPHNPTGTVLTRAELTAIAELAVERNLLVVTDEVYEHLVFDDAEHIPLATLPGMRERTVTISSAGKTFSFTGWKVGWLTAPPELVAAVRSAKQFLTYVSSGPFQYAIAEALRLPDSYFDGFRADLLRKRDLLADGLRAAGFEVYLPRGTYFITTDITPFGEKDAHTFCRTLPERAGVVAIPNSVFYDNHEAGRTQVRFAFCKKDEVLTEAADRLRRLTS
- a CDS encoding DUF2617 family protein, yielding MLTTLNTSYTDTRAADLAWALGREPLPALATRDLELGGAKLQLRLLGASHQVLLEEDRGSCSETVACIPGSSTPLPLGVAKRVGDWEYEFAARVEVLSPNQFAGRAQELLALVSDHPHGLAGVFPGSPHAFTALLAQYQDGQVHWRTWHAYPQDGQLVATRTRVGVRVPVPAGRTGA